From Salipiger profundus, a single genomic window includes:
- a CDS encoding site-specific integrase, with product MTKADRQVITELETVLTSQGYSPVVVRNYCAYARGFLDHLAQRNIPVADVTEAQVEQYLREAVALFQRRHGRLPGPRWHQIPCAGIHALLRLVQGRWPPATNAACAADALRFAICNEYEAWLLDERGLARPSIHALLWEARHFLAWHLERCGAEGLMDLSIDDTDRYMDLRALKLTRSSLKSVAERLRSLLRHLYRAGHIATDLSPHIIAPLLYAYEGVPSILERDQIAAVLESARADRTPAGLRDYAILQLLATYGLRSGEIRNLRIEDIDWRSETIRVRHSKTGACSFLPLMVPAGEAVLTYLRSGRPATAAREVFIRTRAPYRKLEKLYSLVRRRLCDAGIKPPGKCGPHIFRHARAVEMLRTSVPQKVIGDLLGHRSTASTAPYLKLATEDLRAIALDVPGAEGLA from the coding sequence ATGACAAAAGCCGATCGCCAAGTAATCACCGAACTCGAAACCGTACTGACCAGCCAAGGATACAGCCCGGTGGTGGTCAGGAATTACTGCGCCTACGCGCGCGGCTTTCTTGACCATCTTGCGCAGCGGAACATCCCGGTCGCAGATGTAACCGAAGCCCAAGTGGAGCAATACCTGCGCGAAGCGGTCGCGCTGTTCCAGCGCCGTCACGGCCGCCTTCCTGGTCCGCGCTGGCACCAAATTCCCTGCGCGGGTATTCACGCGCTGCTGCGGCTTGTGCAGGGCCGATGGCCACCGGCTACAAATGCGGCCTGTGCGGCCGACGCGTTGCGATTTGCGATCTGTAACGAGTACGAGGCCTGGCTTCTCGATGAGCGTGGCCTTGCCCGGCCCAGCATCCATGCGCTCCTGTGGGAAGCCCGACACTTCCTGGCCTGGCACCTCGAACGATGCGGTGCCGAAGGTCTGATGGATCTAAGTATCGACGACACCGACCGCTATATGGACCTGCGTGCATTGAAGCTGACGCGCAGCTCGCTGAAATCTGTTGCGGAGCGGCTTCGTTCGCTGCTGCGTCACCTCTATAGGGCGGGCCACATTGCGACCGACCTGTCGCCGCACATCATCGCGCCGTTGCTCTACGCCTATGAAGGTGTACCCTCGATCCTGGAACGGGACCAGATCGCCGCGGTACTGGAAAGCGCGAGGGCGGACAGGACACCGGCGGGGCTGCGGGACTACGCAATCTTGCAACTCCTTGCAACCTATGGGCTGCGGTCTGGAGAAATCCGCAATCTGCGGATTGAGGACATCGACTGGCGGAGCGAAACCATCCGTGTCCGTCACAGCAAAACGGGAGCCTGCTCGTTCCTGCCCCTGATGGTGCCTGCGGGCGAGGCCGTTCTCACCTATCTGCGTTCCGGACGGCCAGCGACCGCTGCCAGGGAAGTCTTCATCCGCACGCGCGCGCCCTATCGCAAGCTCGAGAAGCTATACAGTCTGGTTCGACGGCGGCTCTGCGATGCCGGCATCAAGCCGCCAGGCAAATGCGGGCCGCATATCTTCCGCCATGCGCGTGCGGTCGAGATGCTGCGCACGTCAGTTCCGCAAAAAGTCATCGGCGACCTTTTGGGGCATCGCTCAACCGCGTCGACGGCCCCCTACCTCAAGCTTGCCACCGAGGATCTCAGGGCCATTGCGCTTGATGTGCCGGGTGCGGAGGGGCTGGCATGA
- a CDS encoding VOC family protein produces MAKAIHSMIRVLDEARSLAFYEKAFGLTVADRLDFPEFTLVYLSNAESGFELELTVNKDRTEPYDLGDGYGHLAVSVDDLEAEHARFEAEGLNPRKLVEFAPAGEVVAKFFFVADPDGYQIEVLAREGRFA; encoded by the coding sequence ATGGCGAAGGCCATTCACAGCATGATCCGCGTGCTCGACGAGGCGCGCTCGCTGGCGTTCTACGAAAAGGCATTCGGCCTGACCGTGGCCGACCGGCTCGACTTCCCGGAGTTCACGCTGGTCTACCTCAGCAATGCCGAAAGCGGCTTCGAGCTCGAGCTGACGGTGAACAAGGACCGCACCGAGCCCTACGATCTCGGCGACGGCTATGGCCACCTTGCCGTGTCGGTCGACGACCTCGAGGCCGAGCACGCAAGGTTCGAGGCCGAGGGGCTGAATCCGCGCAAGCTGGTGGAATTCGCTCCCGCGGGCGAGGTCGTCGCGAAGTTCTTCTTCGTCGCCGACCCGGACGGCTACCAGATCGAGGTGCTGGCGCGCGAGGGCCGCTTCGCCTGA
- the dapD gene encoding 2,3,4,5-tetrahydropyridine-2,6-dicarboxylate N-succinyltransferase has protein sequence MSNAQLEAAIEAAWEARDTITPSTGGETREAIEDTLNALDSGKLRVAEKPEGGDWVVNQWAKKAVLLGFRLKDMEQQDGGPQGGHWWDKVDSKFKGWGDNEWGAAGFRAVPNCIVRKSAYIAPGVVLMPSFVNLGAYVDEGTMVDTWATVGSCAQIGKGVHLSGGVGIGGVLEPMQAGPTIIEDNCFIGARSEVVEGVIVREGSVLGMGVFLGQSTKIVDRETGEVMYGEVPPYSVVVSGSMPSKNGVNLYCAVIVKRVDEKTRSKTGINELLRD, from the coding sequence ATGTCCAACGCACAGCTCGAAGCCGCCATCGAAGCCGCCTGGGAGGCGCGCGACACCATCACGCCGTCGACCGGGGGCGAAACCCGCGAGGCCATCGAGGACACGCTGAACGCGCTCGACAGCGGCAAGCTGCGCGTCGCCGAGAAGCCCGAGGGCGGCGACTGGGTCGTGAACCAGTGGGCCAAGAAGGCCGTGCTTCTGGGCTTCCGGCTCAAGGACATGGAGCAGCAGGACGGCGGCCCGCAGGGCGGCCACTGGTGGGACAAGGTCGACAGCAAGTTCAAGGGCTGGGGCGACAACGAGTGGGGCGCCGCCGGCTTCCGCGCGGTGCCGAACTGCATCGTCCGCAAGTCCGCCTACATCGCGCCGGGCGTGGTGCTGATGCCGTCCTTCGTGAACCTCGGCGCCTATGTCGACGAGGGCACCATGGTCGACACATGGGCGACCGTCGGCTCCTGCGCACAGATCGGCAAGGGTGTGCACCTGTCGGGCGGCGTCGGCATCGGCGGCGTGCTGGAGCCCATGCAGGCCGGCCCGACCATCATCGAGGACAACTGCTTCATCGGCGCCCGCTCCGAGGTCGTCGAGGGCGTCATCGTGCGCGAAGGCTCGGTGCTGGGCATGGGCGTCTTCCTCGGCCAGTCGACCAAGATCGTCGACCGCGAGACCGGCGAAGTGATGTACGGCGAAGTGCCGCCCTACTCGGTGGTGGTCTCGGGCTCGATGCCGTCGAAGAACGGCGTGAACCTCTACTGCGCCGTCATCGTCAAGCGCGTCGACGAGAAGACCCGCTCGAAGACCGGCATCAACGAACTGCTGCGCGACTGA
- a CDS encoding sodium:calcium antiporter, which produces MFADLSLTLLLVVFAIAGAIVVAASIRATGLADVIADRTRMGEAMAGGIILGGATSLSGVVVSITAAAGGDASLAVSNAVGGIAAQTLFLAIADLLHKRANLEHAAAEPANLFQAVMLIVLLSLPIAAMAGPDIAYFGVHPVSVVMFLAYLAGVKLSSAVSEKPMWRPVETRETRHDEPEEDTDPNASAKGPAITFATLVAVMGCAGWVISQIGGEFITRFGLASSLVGALITAVITSLPELVTTLVAVRRGALQLAVGGIIGGNTFDTLFLVFSDVAYRDGGIFQAVGSTDLYWLATGMLMTAILLGGLILRQREGPARIGIESVLLMGIYACAVAVELFSH; this is translated from the coding sequence ATGTTCGCAGACCTGTCGCTCACGCTTCTGCTCGTCGTTTTCGCCATCGCGGGCGCCATCGTCGTCGCCGCCTCCATCCGCGCGACGGGGCTGGCGGATGTCATCGCCGACCGCACGCGCATGGGCGAGGCCATGGCCGGCGGCATCATCCTCGGCGGCGCGACCTCGCTTTCGGGCGTCGTCGTCTCGATCACGGCTGCGGCCGGTGGCGACGCAAGCCTCGCGGTCTCGAACGCGGTCGGCGGCATCGCCGCGCAGACGCTGTTCCTTGCCATCGCCGACCTGCTGCACAAGCGCGCCAACCTCGAACACGCGGCCGCCGAGCCCGCGAACCTGTTCCAGGCTGTGATGCTGATCGTCCTGCTCAGCCTGCCCATCGCCGCCATGGCTGGCCCGGACATCGCCTATTTCGGCGTCCACCCGGTTTCGGTCGTGATGTTTCTGGCCTATCTAGCAGGCGTGAAGCTGTCCTCGGCGGTCAGCGAGAAACCGATGTGGCGGCCGGTGGAGACCCGCGAGACCCGGCACGACGAACCCGAGGAAGACACCGACCCCAACGCCTCGGCCAAGGGACCGGCAATCACCTTCGCAACACTCGTTGCCGTCATGGGGTGCGCGGGCTGGGTCATCAGCCAGATCGGCGGCGAGTTCATCACCCGCTTCGGGCTGGCCTCGAGCCTAGTGGGGGCGCTCATCACGGCGGTCATCACGTCGCTGCCGGAACTGGTCACCACGCTCGTGGCGGTGCGGCGCGGCGCCCTGCAGCTTGCGGTCGGCGGCATCATCGGCGGCAACACCTTCGACACGCTGTTCCTGGTGTTCTCGGACGTGGCCTATCGCGACGGCGGCATCTTCCAGGCCGTGGGCTCGACCGACCTCTACTGGCTCGCCACCGGCATGCTGATGACCGCGATCCTGCTGGGCGGGCTCATCCTGCGCCAGCGCGAGGGTCCGGCCCGCATCGGCATCGAAAGCGTGCTGCTCATGGGGATCTACGCCTGTGCCGTGGCCGTCGAGCTCTTTTCCCACTGA
- a CDS encoding dihydrolipoyl dehydrogenase: protein MADLTCDVAVIGGGTAGLAAERNARKHGATTLLIDPEFAGTTCATVGCMPSKLLIAAARAAHDVRDAATFGIHCDGLRIDGPAVMARVREMRDDFAGSTREGIAKLPDGILVRARARFTSANRLELDDGRAVEARSVVIATGSSPMVPPPFRELGDLLLTNETIFELPDLPESLAVIGGGVIGLELAQAMARLGVRVALFDQKETLAGVRCEAVHETLKSAMARDMALHLGTSPEPSLEDGRVRIDWDGQTDRFHKVLVATGRPPNVRGLNLEATGLALDDHGMPEVNPNTMQCGDAAIFMAGDANGDRPLLHEASDEGAIAGRNAIAYPALVASERVVPFAITFTEPPLVTIGADVCEGAKTGTSDYSRQGRARVDARNVGTVRLHAAAPDGHLIGADLFCPGADHMGHMLALAIQNGMTAGDLLEMPFYHPTLEEGLKSALREICHAVPLRMPGDRDPGNPPGT from the coding sequence ATGGCCGACCTGACCTGTGACGTGGCGGTGATCGGTGGAGGCACCGCCGGCCTCGCCGCTGAACGCAACGCCCGCAAGCACGGCGCGACGACCCTGCTGATCGACCCGGAGTTCGCCGGGACGACCTGCGCCACCGTCGGCTGCATGCCCTCGAAGCTGCTGATCGCGGCCGCCCGGGCCGCCCATGACGTCCGCGACGCCGCCACCTTCGGCATCCACTGCGACGGCCTCCGCATCGACGGCCCCGCCGTCATGGCCCGCGTGCGCGAAATGCGCGACGACTTCGCGGGCAGCACCCGCGAGGGGATCGCGAAGCTGCCCGACGGCATTCTCGTCCGGGCCCGCGCGCGCTTCACCTCCGCCAACAGGCTCGAACTCGACGACGGCCGCGCGGTCGAGGCCCGCTCGGTCGTGATCGCCACCGGCTCGTCACCCATGGTGCCGCCGCCCTTCCGCGAGCTGGGCGATCTGCTGCTCACCAACGAGACGATCTTCGAGCTGCCCGACCTGCCCGAAAGCCTCGCGGTGATCGGCGGCGGGGTCATCGGGCTGGAGCTGGCGCAGGCGATGGCGCGGCTCGGCGTGCGCGTGGCGCTCTTCGACCAGAAGGAGACATTGGCCGGCGTGCGGTGCGAAGCGGTGCACGAGACGCTGAAGTCGGCCATGGCCCGCGACATGGCGCTGCATCTCGGCACCTCGCCCGAGCCGTCGCTCGAAGACGGCCGCGTCCGCATCGACTGGGACGGGCAGACCGACCGCTTCCACAAGGTGCTGGTCGCCACCGGCCGGCCGCCGAACGTCCGCGGCCTCAACCTCGAGGCAACCGGCCTCGCGCTCGACGATCACGGCATGCCCGAGGTCAACCCGAACACCATGCAATGCGGCGATGCCGCGATCTTCATGGCCGGCGATGCCAACGGCGACCGCCCGCTGCTGCACGAGGCCAGCGACGAAGGCGCCATCGCCGGGCGCAACGCGATCGCCTACCCGGCGCTTGTCGCCTCCGAACGCGTCGTGCCCTTCGCGATCACCTTCACCGAACCGCCGCTGGTCACCATAGGCGCCGATGTCTGCGAGGGCGCCAAGACCGGCACCTCTGACTACAGCCGTCAGGGCCGGGCCCGCGTCGATGCGCGGAACGTGGGCACCGTGCGGCTGCACGCAGCCGCGCCCGACGGGCACCTCATCGGGGCCGACCTCTTCTGCCCCGGCGCCGACCACATGGGCCACATGCTCGCGCTGGCGATCCAGAACGGCATGACGGCCGGCGACCTGCTCGAGATGCCCTTCTACCATCCGACCCTTGAGGAAGGCCTGAAATCCGCCCTGCGCGAGATCTGCCACGCGGTGCCGCTGCGGATGCCCGGCGACCGCGATCCGGGCAACCCGCCGGGCACCTGA
- a CDS encoding GlsB/YeaQ/YmgE family stress response membrane protein: MTGIGWFAAIIVGGIAGWLAEKFMNSNMGIIMNIILGIVGAILLNAVLMFIVGSTLGGWIGQLIIGFIGACILIAIARAVRGRA; this comes from the coding sequence ATGACCGGAATCGGTTGGTTTGCGGCAATCATCGTCGGCGGTATCGCCGGCTGGCTCGCGGAAAAGTTCATGAACTCGAACATGGGCATCATCATGAACATCATTCTCGGCATCGTGGGCGCGATCCTGCTGAACGCCGTCCTGATGTTCATCGTCGGCTCGACGCTGGGCGGCTGGATCGGTCAGCTCATCATCGGCTTCATCGGTGCCTGTATCCTGATCGCCATCGCCCGCGCCGTCCGCGGCCGGGCCTGA
- a CDS encoding tyrosine-type recombinase/integrase: MTARWPDPDRTIIDHHLTGLGLRSMKSRTCYRQVLHGFQDVAEHHSELGQDVLVAWLRVSAECWAATTLLHRTRIVDRFLDHLLITEAIERNPVTTLREACSIKQCMPVWRALASHDPEKALAELRRPRPFGSVLGEVLAEHVALMRNRGYKYTSQSARLLRFDQFLQLNPALQEQPVGVMLTHWAAAKSTRNHAVECENLRRTLTKIFRHRDPSIPSRRPDPRPQKDVVKQWRKPHIYSPADIRRMLDVARSFPSPRSPLRPLTIYTMLVLAYCAGLRRGELARLDLGDINLQSGTITVRQTKFFKTRILPLPASVVVELRAYIKARRRAGASQDPCAGLFWHEQGRTRRYTPEMITWLLTNVTRRAGFKPLQGRTGPRVHDLRHSMVVNRILEWYKAGINPQDRLPFLATYLGHRDINSTLVYITVTQDLLHHASERFRAVGAPCLDLGQGVRS; encoded by the coding sequence ATGACCGCTCGCTGGCCCGATCCCGATCGCACGATCATTGACCACCATCTCACCGGCCTTGGTCTGCGCAGCATGAAAAGTCGAACCTGCTACCGGCAGGTCTTGCACGGCTTCCAGGACGTCGCCGAGCATCACAGCGAACTTGGTCAGGATGTGCTGGTCGCGTGGCTGCGGGTATCGGCTGAATGCTGGGCAGCGACTACGCTGCTGCACCGCACCCGCATCGTTGACAGGTTCCTCGATCACCTTCTGATTACCGAGGCGATCGAGCGCAATCCCGTCACCACCCTGCGCGAAGCATGCAGTATCAAGCAGTGCATGCCAGTCTGGCGCGCTCTGGCATCGCACGATCCGGAAAAGGCCCTTGCCGAGTTGCGTCGGCCCCGGCCGTTCGGCAGCGTGCTGGGAGAGGTTTTGGCTGAGCACGTCGCGCTGATGCGGAACCGGGGGTACAAATACACTTCGCAGTCTGCCCGGTTGTTGAGATTTGACCAGTTCCTGCAGCTGAACCCGGCGCTCCAGGAGCAGCCGGTCGGGGTGATGCTCACACACTGGGCGGCGGCGAAATCCACGCGCAATCACGCCGTCGAATGTGAAAATCTCAGGCGCACCCTGACGAAAATCTTCCGTCACCGGGACCCATCGATCCCATCACGCAGGCCGGACCCGCGACCGCAGAAGGACGTGGTCAAGCAATGGCGCAAGCCCCACATCTACTCGCCTGCCGATATACGACGGATGCTCGACGTCGCTCGTTCCTTCCCCTCACCACGGTCACCACTTCGCCCGCTGACGATCTACACCATGCTGGTGCTGGCCTATTGTGCAGGCTTGCGGCGGGGCGAGCTTGCCCGTCTCGATCTTGGCGACATCAATCTCCAGAGCGGTACGATCACGGTTCGCCAAACGAAGTTCTTCAAAACCAGGATCCTGCCGCTGCCCGCCAGCGTGGTGGTCGAGCTTCGAGCCTATATCAAAGCCCGGCGCCGTGCCGGCGCATCGCAGGATCCATGTGCCGGTCTGTTCTGGCACGAGCAGGGCCGCACCCGCCGCTACACGCCGGAAATGATCACCTGGCTGCTCACTAACGTCACACGGCGCGCCGGGTTCAAGCCACTGCAAGGGCGAACCGGGCCGCGCGTTCACGATCTGCGCCACTCGATGGTCGTGAACCGCATCTTGGAATGGTACAAAGCGGGCATCAATCCGCAGGACCGGCTGCCGTTCCTCGCGACTTACCTCGGGCATCGGGATATCAATTCCACCCTGGTCTACATCACCGTCACGCAGGATCTTCTGCATCACGCCAGCGAACGGTTCAGAGCCGTGGGAGCACCATGCCTCGACCTTGGGCAGGGGGTGAGGTCATGA
- a CDS encoding tyrosine-type recombinase/integrase, producing the protein MNKANPFPNLMRAFFYEWLVEQRNASVHTVRSYRDTWRLFLRFTAQRTKKTVAMITLADLTARDVAAFLRHTEQERGGTIGTRNCRLAAIRSFFNFVATRDPASVAQCAEILNIPVKRAPVSEPCYLEPAEVAAILAQPDRSTLEGMRDHTLLSFLYNSGARIQEALDLCPDMIRFESPSCVRLTGKGRKERICPLWPETVLLLKTLLERKPRAPDQRLFVNRYGEPLSASGVRFKLAGYVKAAAGTEPLLHTKHVTPHSFRHATAVHLVSAGVDVTVIRSWLGHVSLDTTNHYAKANLETKRKALDQVSLPATTVQPPSWKRDASLLAWLDTL; encoded by the coding sequence ATGAACAAGGCGAACCCGTTCCCGAACCTGATGCGCGCGTTCTTCTATGAGTGGCTTGTTGAGCAGCGGAACGCCTCCGTCCATACGGTCCGATCCTACCGCGACACCTGGCGGCTGTTCCTGCGGTTCACTGCGCAGCGCACCAAAAAGACGGTTGCGATGATCACGCTGGCCGATCTGACTGCCCGCGACGTTGCTGCGTTCCTGAGGCACACTGAACAGGAGCGCGGCGGCACAATCGGCACGCGCAACTGCCGGCTTGCCGCGATCCGCAGCTTCTTCAACTTCGTGGCGACCAGAGATCCAGCATCGGTCGCTCAATGCGCGGAAATCCTCAACATCCCGGTCAAGCGAGCACCGGTATCGGAACCCTGTTATCTGGAACCGGCGGAAGTGGCAGCGATCCTTGCCCAGCCAGACCGCTCGACCCTCGAAGGCATGCGCGATCACACGCTGCTCTCGTTCCTTTACAACAGCGGCGCACGAATACAGGAAGCGCTCGACCTGTGCCCCGATATGATCCGGTTCGAGAGCCCAAGTTGCGTGCGGCTGACAGGCAAGGGCCGCAAGGAACGCATCTGTCCGCTCTGGCCAGAAACCGTGCTGCTGTTGAAAACGCTATTGGAACGAAAACCGCGAGCACCGGACCAGCGGCTGTTCGTGAACCGCTATGGTGAGCCGCTCAGTGCCTCGGGCGTCCGGTTCAAGCTTGCGGGCTATGTGAAAGCGGCGGCCGGAACCGAGCCATTGCTGCACACCAAACATGTGACGCCGCACAGCTTCCGCCACGCCACCGCCGTGCATCTTGTCTCGGCCGGTGTCGACGTCACGGTCATCCGCAGCTGGCTTGGCCACGTGAGCCTCGACACCACCAACCATTACGCGAAGGCGAACCTGGAAACGAAACGAAAGGCACTGGACCAAGTCAGCCTGCCGGCAACGACAGTTCAACCGCCGTCATGGAAACGGGATGCGAGCCTGCTCGCCTGGCTCGACACGCTCTGA
- the dapE gene encoding succinyl-diaminopimelate desuccinylase, which produces MSQTDPADLTAALIRCPSVTPDEGGALVLLKGLLEEAGFTCTRVDKGGIANLYARWGEKRHAKTFGFNGHTDVVPIGNPDDWSADPFGAEIRDGVMFGRGATDMKSGVAAFAAAAVDFVRDTPPDGAIVLAITGDEEGDAQDGTIALLDWMAAEDERMSVCLVGEPTCPTEMGEMIKIGRRGSMSAWFTVTGRQGHSAYPHRALNPLPAMARLMDRLASHELDQGTEHFDASTLAVVTIDTGNPATNVIPAQTRATVNIRFNDSHSGAALGDWLREEAAAVDAAFGTSTELTVKISGESFLTPPGPLSDLVSQAVEAETGRTPELSTTGGTSDARFVKDHCPVVEFGLVGKTMHQVDECVPVEQIHQLKAIYARILRDYFSG; this is translated from the coding sequence ATGTCCCAGACCGATCCCGCCGACCTCACCGCCGCGCTGATCCGCTGCCCCTCGGTCACTCCCGACGAGGGCGGCGCGCTGGTGCTGCTAAAGGGCCTCCTTGAAGAGGCGGGCTTCACCTGCACCCGCGTCGACAAGGGCGGCATCGCCAACCTCTACGCCCGCTGGGGCGAGAAGCGGCACGCGAAGACCTTCGGCTTCAACGGCCACACCGACGTGGTGCCGATCGGCAACCCCGATGACTGGAGCGCCGACCCCTTCGGCGCCGAGATCCGCGACGGCGTGATGTTCGGCCGCGGCGCCACCGACATGAAGTCGGGCGTCGCCGCCTTTGCCGCCGCGGCGGTGGACTTCGTCCGCGACACGCCCCCCGACGGCGCCATCGTGCTGGCCATCACCGGCGACGAGGAAGGCGACGCGCAGGACGGCACCATCGCGCTCCTCGACTGGATGGCCGCCGAGGACGAGCGCATGTCGGTCTGTCTTGTCGGGGAACCCACCTGCCCCACCGAGATGGGCGAGATGATCAAGATCGGCCGGCGCGGCTCGATGTCGGCGTGGTTCACCGTGACCGGACGGCAGGGGCATTCCGCCTATCCGCACCGCGCGCTCAACCCGCTGCCCGCGATGGCGCGGCTGATGGACCGGCTCGCCTCGCACGAACTCGACCAGGGGACCGAGCATTTCGACGCCTCGACGCTGGCGGTCGTGACAATCGACACCGGCAACCCGGCGACGAACGTCATTCCCGCGCAGACCCGCGCCACGGTGAACATCCGCTTCAACGACAGCCACAGCGGCGCGGCCCTGGGCGACTGGCTGCGCGAAGAGGCCGCCGCCGTCGACGCCGCCTTCGGCACGTCGACCGAGTTAACGGTGAAGATCTCGGGCGAAAGCTTCCTGACCCCGCCGGGGCCGCTCTCCGACCTCGTGAGCCAGGCGGTCGAGGCCGAGACCGGGCGCACGCCGGAGCTGTCGACCACCGGCGGCACCTCGGACGCGCGCTTCGTCAAGGACCACTGCCCGGTGGTCGAGTTCGGTCTCGTCGGCAAGACCATGCACCAGGTCGACGAATGCGTGCCGGTCGAACAGATCCACCAGCTCAAGGCGATCTACGCCCGCATCCTGCGCGACTATTTCTCCGGCTGA